The segment AACGGGATTTGGCTGAAATGCTCGTATAAGACGTTTTTTGGACCTGGATGTGAAGCCATGGCAAGAGCACAATCAAAGGGACAATTTGACATTCAAATCCTGAGTTGTCAGCGTGATAACACCACTAGGGAGCAGCATGTGGTAAAGAGTCTACCGCTGGAGgtggcaaaatgagaatgggacacaagtgttctttaaatgtttctggTCAGCTCGTAATATGACAAGTCGTGAAGGAGAACTTAGTCATAACTGTGAGTGGGAATCTAGTGCGGGAGCTTGGAGGTGTATATACATGAGTACTAATGGGGCAAACATTGTAACAGGACCACTTGgtaatgaaaacactttgtatTTTCACGCCCCAAGGAATAAAAGAGAACGGGACGGTTCTTTTCCAAATGGGACGTGGGCTCATTATTGGGTGTGTGGCAAACAGGCCTATAAAAGGCTACCAAAGGACTGGTCAGGAATATGCTATGTGGGGTACATAAGacccttgttctttttattgtcacaaatacaaggaaatcacttaggaataaaattatatgatgaTCTGAATAGAGAAAAACGATCTATTGATGCTTCCTTAGCCGGAGGTAGTGCTCAAAAacggagagaaaatgaatggccCCCTGAAAGAATCATACAGTATTATGGACCGGCTACCCGGAACCCGAATGAGGTAATATCTGGAGCCCGAGAACCTCTTCATAATTTGAATCGAATAATTAGGTTGCAAGCTGTCCTTGAAATAATAAGCAATCAAACAGCGACAGCTTTGGATCTTTTAGCTGACCAGTCCACCCAGATGAGGAATGCTATTTTTCAACATAGAATGGTTTTAGACTATTTACTAGCAGAAgggggggggtgtgtgtgggaaACTAAATGATTCTAATTGTTGCTTACAAATTGACGGTAATGGGAAAGTGGTTAAACAGATAAcaagagaaattagaaaattggCCCACGTCCCAGCACAAACTTGGAAGGGTATggattgggatttattttcatggctgcctggtggaccatgggttagaaggatgttatttttatttttatgtgctgtaatgatgttattattcataccttgtatgataccttgctTTACATTATTGATGCGCCGgatgataaatagtacatttgtaatgacttcattaaaaaaggaagtcaattatgatgcttaagaattggaccCTCTGAGAACGGACTGATGAACTCCAGTTATTAATGacaaaagttgaaaaagagacacgaattgaggatattaaaaagaagataagggattgtgaggaatgttttaacaatgtgtgtcaatagagagcttgaaggaaaatgtattcgtatgttctttccttgaagtctctgatacctgggggtttcagaacaactgctaactgttatgacttctgaatgggacactatgcaagcccctgatatcttgatatctggccaggagattagggagaagggaaaagctgaaggacggctaaaagacaaagcttgcagggaacgctgtgcaagcttttgacatacagccaaggagtacaacgaagaaggacaagaaaaaaaaagcctgagaggaagactatgagccttcatcatgaaagacccccagagggagcaccagagactgatacgcatgctccagtaggagggttcaGATTccggaactaattataataactccgttgttttttttagaaatagtaatgaatacgtattagtctaggagcataaaaaagtCAGCATCTTGATGTAACGGGTGTGCGActtggtggagcggagactcccagcgcacccagcgctgtttgcttacctctattcttttaataaattgtaaactttgattataatcctattttgggactgagctaCTTATAACATGATCCAGCTACGTGAGCAGAAGACGGATCCTGGGGCTATAGGACCCCAATATATatgcttaatagaataattaggttagaagctgtaatagaaatagttgtaaataaaaccggagatgcacttggattaattgcaaGGCAAAATACTAAGATGAggactgctttgtatcaaaatcgcttagctttggattatttgcgcaagaaggagaagtctgtggaaaatttaaccttagtaattgctgttttatagaTTGGTGATGaaggtgtttcttcctagtagctggtagaatgctatgttttggcttaggatgagaagagtgctgataacatgctgatgttttaattgttgcagagcagtgcttaggCCAAGCCAAGggcgtttcagcttctcactctgtcctgccagcgagcaggctgggggtgcagcaagagctgggaggagggctggactgctcggggttaggctgggcatcggacagcgggtggtgagcaattgcattgtgcatcacttgtttcatacacgtTATTATTAGTAATACTATTATCATAACGATtgtctttattgttattattattatttatctgtctttatctcaactcacgggcttcgctttcccgtttctctccccatcccagagagggaggggagagggtgagcgaacggctgtgtggtgtttagctgccggccgggttaaaccacaacagaaggaaaagctgtaaatgaacttgtaaaaGAAACGAAGAAAATTGCACATGCCCCAGTTCAAACTCGCAATGGAATAATGGAATCGAGCTAGAAGGAttatcgggggggggggggggctttatGGGTGTTGATTGGCTTACTAAAAGTGGGATGGTTGTACTGGGGGGATATGTGGAGGATtttaataattccatgttttaCCAGACCAATACACTCGGttatacaaggaatgcaaatacCTGCGGTACCtgttgtgggaatagaaatgttgtttttgcagagttccgttgtttagagggaaggaacttggtactgagatatgcttgcagtgataagaagcttagcaggcgacctcgtaaaatgcagacaaccggactccttaggacaattaggtgaaaatggcggtgtcaagtcagataagtgaagaaacattaccacatcagataggttgtgaacctggattaccccctcagtggggaaacaggggagggtcctgtcatcaaaaagcgtataaactgtgttttggaactagtaggcgcgctctcctgcttgtggggcgcccgccattgcaatcaaTCGCGAGTAAATTACTACTTcgctgagatcctcgcctgagcctaagctATCGGCTACGGAGCGTTTCTCAccctcccttccaacccaagccacgCTCTGATTCTATGAGCGGAGCGCCTGTTCTGTGGAGCTCGTTTCCCAGCCGTGCAGGGCCCAGATTCCCTCCGCGGAGCCGCCCAGCCCGTTTTCGGGCGCCCACTTCCTCCCTCCCGGTCGGCTCCCTCCGCGCCCCGAGGGCACGCGACCTCCCTGAGCGCCGATAAGCACCGGGTCGACGGGAGCGGAGCCGCCGAGAGGGCGGGGACAAGGGAAGAGGGCAGGCGAGGCAGCCAATCGAGGCGCGGGGGCGGTCGGCGGCGATCTGTCGGCCCAATGAGCGCCGCGGAGGGCCGGGCCGAGTGCGGGAAGTGAGGGGGCGTTGTACCGAGCGGGCGCCGTCATGGCCGACGGGATTGTTAGGGCGCAGGCCGCCTGGCCCGGTGGCGGCGCTGCCGCTGCTTTCGGAGAGGTCGCCTGCAAGGGCAAGGAGGTCCCCGCCAACGTTCTCCGTGAGGATGAGCGGTCGTGGACGAGGAGGTAGCCGCGGCGTTGTTGTGCgagtctttccttcctttccctcggCCGCTCGCAGGCCCTCTGAAACGAGGGCCCGTCGCGGGTCCCGGGAGTGCGGCAGGGCGGGTGGTGGCCTTgctgcgggagggagggagggagggagggacggtcggtcggtcggtcggtcgGGGTCTCTCCGGCTCGTGGCGCTCTCTACTGCAGCGCCTCTAAAACGCCGCGCTTCTTCGGTGCCTGCCCCCGGGGTGCCACGGCGCGTACTGGGTCGCCGGCGCAGTCGGTCTCCTTGGGGGTTCGGACTGTATGCATATAGGCAGTGAGCATCGCAGTAGTGACCGTAATCAGTCGTTTCTGCGCTGCTGATAGCCTTGCAGAGACGCCCCGGCTCGGCTGTGCTAGGCTTTGGTTATGGCACCACCCCCACCGCGCACACGAGCGCACGCTCTCTCCAAAGTGGCTTGTGAAAGGGAAGAATTGCAGCTTTTCCTAGCTTTCTTAAACGCCTAGAAACCAGTCAATCCCGCAGGCTGCGAGAGCTTCCCAGCTCTCATTTCCGTGCTGGAGGTGGGCCGTGATAAGAGCATGCTGGCAAGGTTCACTGATGCTGGTGCGCCGCAACGTGCTAGGAGCTAAGTGAGCAGCTGCGGAGAGTTATGAAAAAGTTGCAGATGTTATCTGCAAGGTGCTAACTTTAAGTTAGTGTCCAGCCTAACcgttgttgctgttcttaaatTTGAAATGCTAAAGATAGGACAGCTAGggatttcctctgcttctgacGGCAGGGTTTATCTGCAGCGTGGAAAACAGGCCCTTAGTGAAAGGGGCTGCGTTGCCCGCTCTGCGTGCTGACTCGTAGAATGGTTAGGCTTGGAAGGcacccttaaagatcatctagcccaacccGCCTGCCGCGGTCAGGGACGTGTTTCACTAGATCGGGTTGCTCAAAGCGTTGACGCGTTGCTTGGAACAGCGCTTTCTTAATAGGTCTCGGTAATGTTGCAGCTGCCGCCCGTTTGGAGTACTGGAAGCGTTCAACTGCTCTCCGGAAACTGTGCTTGCGGTAGCGCCCTGCCTTTACGAAAGGGTGCGTTTCCTGTCTCCTTCGTGTTGAAGGCTGCGCGAggagtctgtgtgtgtgtgtgtgtgtgtgtgtgcgtgcgcgCATCTGTTTTGACTTGGCCGTACTGGCTGCAGCAACGTATGTAACCTGAACGCTGTGCTTGATTGGAGAACCAGGCCGTTAACTTGAGTCTGATGAGTGACTTGAGAGCAGACAACCTACTCTGACCGCTCTTAGTGCGACACGTTTCCTGGAGGACGAATTAGTTGCAGTTTCTCGCTTGGTCTTAACTTGGGGCGGGGGGCTTAGAACCACTTCTGGAGCGTAGTTGGCTCTAGCGAATGGTCTTGAATTTGCTTAGCTCACTGTACCGAAGGCCTGTTTCACGGTTGAGCGATGTTATAGGGAGGAGTGTGAGGAAGGCTTATAATTCTCGATTGTCGTGCAGTGAAAGGCGATGGTGAGTAAGAAGTACAAAGCATCTGTGGAATCGAGTCTTATCGGCAGTGTTTCAGTCGcatctaaaacaaataaaaatagcgGAAGTCGCTAACCTGAAGTACTCGGCTGTCTCGCTGCCCCTGTCACCTTGCGCGCTGGATCCTGCTTCTGGTGCCATATGCAGTTTCTGTCTGCTGGTGATTTGGGGAGTTCCCTCGCAATTAGTTGCGAGTTGATGGTTTCCTACAGGTCGGTGGTATTTGTGTTTCGAAGGTGATGCCTTGGCCTCGGTCTGGAGGTGTCTGACGTCGGGCCGGCCGTAACGGGCTAATTTGGAACGTTCCTTCCCCTGAGTAGGTGGCGTTCTCGAGGACGGAGAGTTAATACGGCCTCAGCCGGATTACTCCAGGTTCTTTGAAGATGCCTTCCTGCTTCTGGCCGAGGCAACATTTGGACGTAACCGAAGGACGGTTAGCCATTGTTTGCCGCTTGTGTGTCTTGTGCGTAGAAGGTAGAGAACTTTGCCTATTCAAAGCTCGCTTAAGAAGAATGGCTGTTTTGTCGTGCGCGTTTGGGGCGCCTGATAATCTGCTTTGGTAGGGCGAGTTCAGTGGGGCATAGTGATTTGCTGAAgctgttgcctttctctgaagcCGACTACGTTTTAACTGTTTACTCTTCCTCCAGTGCCTTGCGTTCCGTGATAGTTCGCCTCAGGCTCCAGTGTTTTTTCCTAGTCCTTCCTGAGAAGGTAGTTGTCCGGTTATGTGAAGCAGAAGATTCTGGCGGACCCGTGAGTACTGTGGGAGCTTTCTGTTCGCTAGGCTGGCTGTACCTGTAACTGGTTTGTAACTTCCTAGACTCTTTCCCGTCCCCTCTTTTCCTCTGGATGTTGCAGAGGGGCGCACAGTAGGCTATTTGGGGTTGTCCGATGCTGTAGTCTTTCGCCTCTAGCTTGTAATGGAGCTGAGCTTTTTGACTGAGAGCAGTGATATAAAGCGATGCTCGTCTCCAGCTACGCGCTTGCAGTGCAAAAAGCAGCGTTGTTCCGACGTGCGGTCTGATGCCCGTTTTCACGGTTTCCGGACAGCGGGGGTGGTGCCTTGACTATGCAGAAGAGGGCTTGGGGTTTGGTCAGGTCAGAGGcgaggaaagggaaagctgttTGAGCGGCGCttgggtgtttgttttgctgttagctATGCAAGTCAAGTTCCAAGGCTCTGTGAGCTCACGCAAGAGAAAAGGCACcgtgaagcttttattttccgcCAGAGCGGCTTACGTTGCCCGAAGCTATGACGGGGGCTTTAAGCCCCGagacaaattcagcttctgtgaCTGTTTTGTAGTCTGTTACTGTCTAGAGGGTAATTCAAAGAGCAGCGGTTGAATTGTGAAGGATTAGCTAACCGTGTTCTGTGGGTGGTTCTCTGCTCGCGTTCATTCTGTGCGTCGTGGCGCAGCACGTTAGGTGacgttatttcctttttccagcttcttgggCGTTTCGTGGTTGTTGGCAAGAAGTGTGCTGCTAACCTGGACCTGACCAATGGATTCCGGATGGCTGTGAATGCCCACCCTCGGGCCCTTCAGACTATCGCCGCCGAATAGGTTTCATATGTTGC is part of the Anas acuta chromosome W, bAnaAcu1.1, whole genome shotgun sequence genome and harbors:
- the LOC137847307 gene encoding adenosine 5'-monophosphoramidase HINT1-like; this translates as MADGIVRAQAAWPGGGAAAAFGEVACKGKEVPANVLREDERSWTRSALRSVIVRLRLQCFFLVLPEKVVVRLCEAEDSGGPLLGRFVVVGKKCAANLDLTNGFRMAVNAHPRALQTIAAE